Proteins encoded by one window of Carassius auratus strain Wakin chromosome 8, ASM336829v1, whole genome shotgun sequence:
- the LOC113107250 gene encoding F-BAR domain only protein 1-like isoform X2, whose product MEMAYFKNNFWGEKNAGFDVLYHNMKHGQIAAKELAEFVRERAAIEETYSKSMSKLAKIASNGSPLGTFAPMWDVFRVSSDKLALCHLELMRKMNDLIRDINKYSEEQVKIHRKTKEEVIGTLESVQSLQVQNGHLQKAREGYHSKCTELERLRKEGVPQKELEKAELKSKKAAESFAGSIEKFNRAGRDFEQKMSESAQKFQDIEEAHLRQMKLLLKAYSHSIEDTHVQVGQVHEEFKQNVENIGIENLIQKFTEQKGTGKERPGPVGFEEYLSPLVSENSKKSRAKAFRIPGLGKKDKEPDSTDSAVADAFNSPLEVDDEGFVIRADVNQNGCAAEEKEGNFYSSDSDFDDDEPKKFHIKIRPVASSNRSNSAANELELKATVGALTLPPNRAVSVKKQLSRNSSSAGRSEGEGESVPQRDGEQEGLRRSTSSPDHSRLSSTASGSDALFGPPLESTFKSHSFAGRQQLQNSFAASEYAAFSSDSSSPENVEDSGLDSPSHQPLGASPEPTGWAAWPSTQSQSKDSVNVSRSSDPFLAAFRDPSPGRSPLPQDDATNAWPSNLRSPRAPTDVEPTTFSFPAFSHSLASSELDPSVWSCKHIPPEDPFLDAFQRSAPKDNLPLPDAWAPPPPRPTRDSRGMEGCADPFSISLKETKTLPPPSSSRKDRDRKRERSVPPRESPDDPFAITMIGSPTHQSSLAAQAAAQGRANSNRPAPSPNPAPSSQPKKELVHWNSVHNPFSEGTTNNTVTHESIRKQRSFNDEPRRNGPRLTRHSGPQEDLCFSTDKDQNFLDINTQPVSQHGFRQDSTERLALAPPRSVRSKRSSGRLSGCERSRSLCSSPLPEPSPPLTSSSSSSPSEWGVQNRGPSPARGLSRGPSPISLSTQESWPVAAAITEYINAFFKGGEHNRCLVKITGDLTMSFPAGIIRIFTANPNTPVLSFRLVNISRVDHFLPNQKLLYSDPSQSDRDTKDFWFNMPALTLHLQREAELNPQASYYNVALLKYQASSQDPGCAPLLLSAECQRSGTVTRVSLDYHCCPATAPFTQLTSVQVLLPLDHTATDLQCQPPASWNTEERRLLWKLSNLSPTNHSKGSGTLCASWQCLEVPRGPPPSLAVQFVGSGASLSGLDVELVGSRYRMSLVKKRFATGKYMAGCSL is encoded by the exons ATGGAGATGGCATATTTCAAGAACAATTTTTGG GGAGAGAAGAATGCAGGTTTTGACGTTCTCTACCACAACATGAAGCATGGACAGATCGCCGCCAAAGAGTTGGCTGAGTTCGTGCGCGAGAG GGCAGCTATTGAGGAGACTTACTCAAAATCCATGAGCAAGCTCGCCAAGATAGCTAGCAATGGAAGCCCTCTCGG CACGTTCGCCCCCATGTGGGACGTGTTTCGCGTGTCCTCGGACAAACTGGCCCTCTGCCACCTGGAGCTCATGAGGAAGATGAACGACCTCATCCGTGACATCAACAAGTACAGTGAGGAGCAGGTCAAAATTCACCGCAAG ACAAAAGAGGAAGTGATCGGGACTCTTGAGTCAGTGCAGTCTCTCCAGGTGCAGAACGGCCACCTGCAGAAGGCCAGAGAAGGCTATCACAGCAAGTGTACAGAGTTGGAGAGACTGCGCAAAGAAGGAGTGCCTCAGAAAGAGCTGGAAaag GCTGAGCTGAAATCTAAAAAGGCAGCTGAGTCTTTTGCAGGGTCTATTGAGAAGTTTAACCGCGCTGGAAGAGACTTTGAACAGAAAATGAGCGAATCAGCACAG AAATTTCAGGACATTGAGGAAGCTCATTTACGTCAGATGAAACTACTGCTCAAAGCGTATTCACACTCCATTGAAGACACACATGTACAGGTTGGGCAG GTCCATGAGGAATTCAAGCAGAACGTGGAGAACATTGGCATTGAGAACCTCATTCAGAAGTTTACAGAGCAGAAGGGAACAGGGAAGGAGAGACCCG GTCCAGTAGGGTTTGAGGAATATCTGTCCCCACTAGTATCTGAGAACAGTAAAAAGAGTCGAGCTAAAGCCTTCAGGATCCCTGGACTGGGAAAGAAAGACAAGGAACCAGATTCAAC GGATTCAGCTGTGGCAGATGCATTT AACTCGCCCCTCGAGGTGGACGACGAGGGCTTTGTGATACGTGCAGATGTCAACCAGAATG GTTGTGCTGCTGAGGAGAAGGAAGGGAATTTTTACTCCAGCGACTCGGATTTCGATGATGACGAGCCCAAGAAGTTTCACATCAAGATCCGACCGGTTGCCAGCAGTAACCGTAGCAACTCAGCAGCCAATGAATTGGAGCTGAAGGCCACGGTGGGGGCGTTGACCTTGCCCCCTAACAGAGCG GTGTCAGTAAAGAAGCAGCTCTCGC GAAACTCCAGTTCAGCAGGTCGCTCTGAAGGGGAAGGGGAAAGTGTTCCCCAGAGAG ATGGAGAACAGGAGGGTCTGCGCAGATCCACGTCCAGTCCAGATCACAGCAG GCTGAGTTCCACAGCATCGGGATCGGACGCTCTGTTTGGACCTCCTCTGGAGTCGACCTTTAAGTCCCACAGCTTTGCTGGCAGACAGCAGCTCCAGAACTCCTTCGCTGCATCTGAAT ATGCAGCATTCTCTTCTGATTCATCCTCTCCTGAGAATGTGGAGGATTCTGGACTGGATTCGCCTTCCCATCAGCCCCTTGGGGCTTCCCCAGAGCCCACCGGTTGGGCAGCCTGGCCATCCACTCAATCTCAATCTAAAGACTCTGTAAACGTGAGCCGATCGTCTGACCCCTTCCTCGCTGCGTTCCGCGACCCCTCCCCCGGTCGATCTCCTCTTCCGCAGGACGACGCCACAAATGCCTGGCCTTCCAATCTACGTTCTCCACGTGCCCCAACCGACGTCGAGCCCACCACCTTCAGCTTCCCGGCCTTTTCCCACAGCCTGGCGTCTTCAGAACTGGACCCCTCTGTGTGGAGCTGTAAACACATTCCTCCAGAAGACCCCTTCCTGGATGCTTTCCAACGCTCCGCCCCCAAGGACAACCTGCCTCTACCTGATGCCTGGGCCCCGCCTCCCCCTCGGCCCACCAGAGACAGCAGGGGCATGGAAGGCTGCGCCGATCCCTTTTCCATCTCTCTGAAGGAGACTAAAACTCTCCCTCCCCCATCCTCCTCTCGCAAAGACCGAGACCGAAAGAGAGAACGTAGCGTCCCACCTCGAGAGTCCCCAGATGATCCTTTCGCTATTACTATGATCGGTAGTCCAACGCACCAATCGTCGCTGGCGGCGCAGGCAGCTGCACAAGGCAGAGCCAATAGTAATAGGCCGGCACCGAGTCCTAACCCCGCCCCCAGTTCTCAGCCGAAGAAAGAGCTGGTGCACTGGAACTCGGTGCATAACCCTTTCAGTGAGGGCACTACAAATAACACTGTCACACATGAGTCCATCAGAAAACAGAGATCTTTTAATGATGAGCCTCGTAGAAACGGACCACGACTCACACGGCATTCTGGGCCACAGGAGGACCTCTGCTTCTCTACAGACAAGGACCAGAACTTTCTGGATATTAACACACAACCAG tctccCAGCATGGTTTCAGGCAGGACAGCACTGAGCGTCTGGCATTGGCTCCCCCTCGCTCGGTTCGGTCCAAGCGCTCCTCAGGCAGACTCAGTGGCTGTGAGCGG TCTAGGTCCCTGTGCTCGTCTCCTCTGCCTGAACCCAGTCCCCCCCtcacctcctcatcctcctccagtCCCAGCGAATGGGGGGTGCAGAACCGCGGTCCCAGCCCAGCCCGAG GTTTGTCTCGAGGGCCCAGTCCCATTTCTCTGAGCACTCAGGAGTCCTGGCCCGTCGCCGCAGCCATCACAGAGTACATCAACGCCTTCTTCAAAGGAGGAGAACACAACCG CTGTCTGGTTAAGATCACCGGTGACCTCACTATGTCCTTTCCTGCTGGCATCATTCGCATTTTCACTGCCAACCCCAACACACCAGTATTAAGCTTCAGATTGGTGAACATCTCTCGAGTGGACCACTTCTTACCCAACCAGAAGTTACTCTACAG CGACCCGTCACAGAGTGACCGGGACACCAAGGATTTCTGGTTCAACATGCCGGCCTTGACACTCCACCTGCAGAGAGAGGCAGAGCTCAACCCGCAGGCCTCCTATTACAATGTGGCTCTGCTAAAATACCAG GCGTCCTCTCAGGATCCAGGTTGTGCGCCCCTCCTGCTGTCGGCTGAGTGTCAGCGCAGTGGAACAGTGACCCGTGTGTCTCTGGATTACCACTGCTGTCCTGCAACCGCTCCCTTCACCCAGCTGACCTCTGTACAAGTGCTGCTGCCCCTCGATCACACCGCCACCGACCTGCAGTGCCAGCCGCCCGCTTCCTG GAACACAGAGGAAAGACGACTTCTATGGAAATTGTCCAATCTCTCTCCAACCAATCACAGTAAAG GGTCTGGCACGCTGTGTGCCAGTTGGCAGTGCCTGGAGGTGCCCCGCGGTCCTCCCCCGAGCCTGGCTGTGCAGTTCGTGGGATCGGGGGCATCTCTCTCAGGCCTGGACGTGGAGCTGGTGGGCAGCCGCTACCGCATGTCCCTGGTGAAGAAGAGGTTCGCCACAG gaaaatacatgGCTGGCTGTTCTTTGTGA
- the LOC113107250 gene encoding F-BAR domain only protein 1-like isoform X1, whose protein sequence is MEMAYFKNNFWGEKNAGFDVLYHNMKHGQIAAKELAEFVRERAAIEETYSKSMSKLAKIASNGSPLGTFAPMWDVFRVSSDKLALCHLELMRKMNDLIRDINKYSEEQVKIHRKTKEEVIGTLESVQSLQVQNGHLQKAREGYHSKCTELERLRKEGVPQKELEKAELKSKKAAESFAGSIEKFNRAGRDFEQKMSESAQKFQDIEEAHLRQMKLLLKAYSHSIEDTHVQVGQVHEEFKQNVENIGIENLIQKFTEQKGTGKERPGPVGFEEYLSPLVSENSKKSRAKAFRIPGLGKKDKEPDSTDSAVADAFNSPLEVDDEGFVIRADVNQNGCAAEEKEGNFYSSDSDFDDDEPKKFHIKIRPVASSNRSNSAANELELKATVGALTLPPNRAVSVKKQLSRNSSSAGRSEGEGESVPQRDGEQEGLRRSTSSPDHSRLSSTASGSDALFGPPLESTFKSHSFAGRQQLQNSFAASECKSPAAHFPRAHFHAAFSSDSSSPENVEDSGLDSPSHQPLGASPEPTGWAAWPSTQSQSKDSVNVSRSSDPFLAAFRDPSPGRSPLPQDDATNAWPSNLRSPRAPTDVEPTTFSFPAFSHSLASSELDPSVWSCKHIPPEDPFLDAFQRSAPKDNLPLPDAWAPPPPRPTRDSRGMEGCADPFSISLKETKTLPPPSSSRKDRDRKRERSVPPRESPDDPFAITMIGSPTHQSSLAAQAAAQGRANSNRPAPSPNPAPSSQPKKELVHWNSVHNPFSEGTTNNTVTHESIRKQRSFNDEPRRNGPRLTRHSGPQEDLCFSTDKDQNFLDINTQPVSQHGFRQDSTERLALAPPRSVRSKRSSGRLSGCERSRSLCSSPLPEPSPPLTSSSSSSPSEWGVQNRGPSPARGLSRGPSPISLSTQESWPVAAAITEYINAFFKGGEHNRCLVKITGDLTMSFPAGIIRIFTANPNTPVLSFRLVNISRVDHFLPNQKLLYSDPSQSDRDTKDFWFNMPALTLHLQREAELNPQASYYNVALLKYQASSQDPGCAPLLLSAECQRSGTVTRVSLDYHCCPATAPFTQLTSVQVLLPLDHTATDLQCQPPASWNTEERRLLWKLSNLSPTNHSKGSGTLCASWQCLEVPRGPPPSLAVQFVGSGASLSGLDVELVGSRYRMSLVKKRFATGKYMAGCSL, encoded by the exons ATGGAGATGGCATATTTCAAGAACAATTTTTGG GGAGAGAAGAATGCAGGTTTTGACGTTCTCTACCACAACATGAAGCATGGACAGATCGCCGCCAAAGAGTTGGCTGAGTTCGTGCGCGAGAG GGCAGCTATTGAGGAGACTTACTCAAAATCCATGAGCAAGCTCGCCAAGATAGCTAGCAATGGAAGCCCTCTCGG CACGTTCGCCCCCATGTGGGACGTGTTTCGCGTGTCCTCGGACAAACTGGCCCTCTGCCACCTGGAGCTCATGAGGAAGATGAACGACCTCATCCGTGACATCAACAAGTACAGTGAGGAGCAGGTCAAAATTCACCGCAAG ACAAAAGAGGAAGTGATCGGGACTCTTGAGTCAGTGCAGTCTCTCCAGGTGCAGAACGGCCACCTGCAGAAGGCCAGAGAAGGCTATCACAGCAAGTGTACAGAGTTGGAGAGACTGCGCAAAGAAGGAGTGCCTCAGAAAGAGCTGGAAaag GCTGAGCTGAAATCTAAAAAGGCAGCTGAGTCTTTTGCAGGGTCTATTGAGAAGTTTAACCGCGCTGGAAGAGACTTTGAACAGAAAATGAGCGAATCAGCACAG AAATTTCAGGACATTGAGGAAGCTCATTTACGTCAGATGAAACTACTGCTCAAAGCGTATTCACACTCCATTGAAGACACACATGTACAGGTTGGGCAG GTCCATGAGGAATTCAAGCAGAACGTGGAGAACATTGGCATTGAGAACCTCATTCAGAAGTTTACAGAGCAGAAGGGAACAGGGAAGGAGAGACCCG GTCCAGTAGGGTTTGAGGAATATCTGTCCCCACTAGTATCTGAGAACAGTAAAAAGAGTCGAGCTAAAGCCTTCAGGATCCCTGGACTGGGAAAGAAAGACAAGGAACCAGATTCAAC GGATTCAGCTGTGGCAGATGCATTT AACTCGCCCCTCGAGGTGGACGACGAGGGCTTTGTGATACGTGCAGATGTCAACCAGAATG GTTGTGCTGCTGAGGAGAAGGAAGGGAATTTTTACTCCAGCGACTCGGATTTCGATGATGACGAGCCCAAGAAGTTTCACATCAAGATCCGACCGGTTGCCAGCAGTAACCGTAGCAACTCAGCAGCCAATGAATTGGAGCTGAAGGCCACGGTGGGGGCGTTGACCTTGCCCCCTAACAGAGCG GTGTCAGTAAAGAAGCAGCTCTCGC GAAACTCCAGTTCAGCAGGTCGCTCTGAAGGGGAAGGGGAAAGTGTTCCCCAGAGAG ATGGAGAACAGGAGGGTCTGCGCAGATCCACGTCCAGTCCAGATCACAGCAG GCTGAGTTCCACAGCATCGGGATCGGACGCTCTGTTTGGACCTCCTCTGGAGTCGACCTTTAAGTCCCACAGCTTTGCTGGCAGACAGCAGCTCCAGAACTCCTTCGCTGCATCTGAATGTAAATCTCCAGCAGCACACTTCCCCCGAGCACATTTCC ATGCAGCATTCTCTTCTGATTCATCCTCTCCTGAGAATGTGGAGGATTCTGGACTGGATTCGCCTTCCCATCAGCCCCTTGGGGCTTCCCCAGAGCCCACCGGTTGGGCAGCCTGGCCATCCACTCAATCTCAATCTAAAGACTCTGTAAACGTGAGCCGATCGTCTGACCCCTTCCTCGCTGCGTTCCGCGACCCCTCCCCCGGTCGATCTCCTCTTCCGCAGGACGACGCCACAAATGCCTGGCCTTCCAATCTACGTTCTCCACGTGCCCCAACCGACGTCGAGCCCACCACCTTCAGCTTCCCGGCCTTTTCCCACAGCCTGGCGTCTTCAGAACTGGACCCCTCTGTGTGGAGCTGTAAACACATTCCTCCAGAAGACCCCTTCCTGGATGCTTTCCAACGCTCCGCCCCCAAGGACAACCTGCCTCTACCTGATGCCTGGGCCCCGCCTCCCCCTCGGCCCACCAGAGACAGCAGGGGCATGGAAGGCTGCGCCGATCCCTTTTCCATCTCTCTGAAGGAGACTAAAACTCTCCCTCCCCCATCCTCCTCTCGCAAAGACCGAGACCGAAAGAGAGAACGTAGCGTCCCACCTCGAGAGTCCCCAGATGATCCTTTCGCTATTACTATGATCGGTAGTCCAACGCACCAATCGTCGCTGGCGGCGCAGGCAGCTGCACAAGGCAGAGCCAATAGTAATAGGCCGGCACCGAGTCCTAACCCCGCCCCCAGTTCTCAGCCGAAGAAAGAGCTGGTGCACTGGAACTCGGTGCATAACCCTTTCAGTGAGGGCACTACAAATAACACTGTCACACATGAGTCCATCAGAAAACAGAGATCTTTTAATGATGAGCCTCGTAGAAACGGACCACGACTCACACGGCATTCTGGGCCACAGGAGGACCTCTGCTTCTCTACAGACAAGGACCAGAACTTTCTGGATATTAACACACAACCAG tctccCAGCATGGTTTCAGGCAGGACAGCACTGAGCGTCTGGCATTGGCTCCCCCTCGCTCGGTTCGGTCCAAGCGCTCCTCAGGCAGACTCAGTGGCTGTGAGCGG TCTAGGTCCCTGTGCTCGTCTCCTCTGCCTGAACCCAGTCCCCCCCtcacctcctcatcctcctccagtCCCAGCGAATGGGGGGTGCAGAACCGCGGTCCCAGCCCAGCCCGAG GTTTGTCTCGAGGGCCCAGTCCCATTTCTCTGAGCACTCAGGAGTCCTGGCCCGTCGCCGCAGCCATCACAGAGTACATCAACGCCTTCTTCAAAGGAGGAGAACACAACCG CTGTCTGGTTAAGATCACCGGTGACCTCACTATGTCCTTTCCTGCTGGCATCATTCGCATTTTCACTGCCAACCCCAACACACCAGTATTAAGCTTCAGATTGGTGAACATCTCTCGAGTGGACCACTTCTTACCCAACCAGAAGTTACTCTACAG CGACCCGTCACAGAGTGACCGGGACACCAAGGATTTCTGGTTCAACATGCCGGCCTTGACACTCCACCTGCAGAGAGAGGCAGAGCTCAACCCGCAGGCCTCCTATTACAATGTGGCTCTGCTAAAATACCAG GCGTCCTCTCAGGATCCAGGTTGTGCGCCCCTCCTGCTGTCGGCTGAGTGTCAGCGCAGTGGAACAGTGACCCGTGTGTCTCTGGATTACCACTGCTGTCCTGCAACCGCTCCCTTCACCCAGCTGACCTCTGTACAAGTGCTGCTGCCCCTCGATCACACCGCCACCGACCTGCAGTGCCAGCCGCCCGCTTCCTG GAACACAGAGGAAAGACGACTTCTATGGAAATTGTCCAATCTCTCTCCAACCAATCACAGTAAAG GGTCTGGCACGCTGTGTGCCAGTTGGCAGTGCCTGGAGGTGCCCCGCGGTCCTCCCCCGAGCCTGGCTGTGCAGTTCGTGGGATCGGGGGCATCTCTCTCAGGCCTGGACGTGGAGCTGGTGGGCAGCCGCTACCGCATGTCCCTGGTGAAGAAGAGGTTCGCCACAG gaaaatacatgGCTGGCTGTTCTTTGTGA
- the znf692 gene encoding zinc finger protein 692 isoform X1 → MSSSKDTQRSQRRRELDARRSKSRVRLGSCLQSWGQLKEKLGFSLHSELAQHLLESYTSRVCIKCSGDGKGETSTLSTTKESLQELILLVHNHGQRCPLAPVLHSDAVKKTTEQDQGSHAAGTRAAETESKDSSEVDVCLKYTCENGHHFLWSPLKKEITSKNQGDRTAFSPKRLKPRGRRLKEPDTDMERQELKTRIVTRLKTRQKQQQENAEVTTNDTEQKRKTRSEMLRVNKNAVIPGTQEGNDSAVDFLHSDHGSPEDSDEVTGDGPARVSIENQKPTDINEEVAVLNLTNRGTQSKTDPPETHNANKKAGTPKNRRPQLLKDEVSQIGGKRKRKSTPKVILPCEFEDCDKIFSSLQYLNHHVKYQHLKKKSFICSHPTCSKSFNFKKHLKEHEKLHSNQRDYICEFCARAFRTSSNLIIHRRIHTGEKPLQCEVCGFTCRQKSSLNWHMRKHNAESTYQFPCEICGRRFEKRDNVTAHRSKSHPDYNTPTPELTLPLPPSDPLPHPSGYSESSPSASKNHTAVE, encoded by the exons ATGTCATCCTCTAAAGACACTCAGCGCAGTCAGCGGCGCAGGGAGCTGGATGCCCGCAGGAGTAAGTCTCGCGTGCGGCTGGGCTCGTGTCTGCAGAGCTGGGGTCAGCTCAAAGAGAAACTGGGCTTCTCTCTTCACTCAGAGCTCGCTCAGCATCTGCTGGAGAG CTATACTTCAAGAGTTTGTATCAAGTGCTCAG GTGATGGGAAAGGAGAGACAAGCACTTTGTCAACTACCAAGGAGTCTTTGCAGGAACTCATCCTGTTGGTCCACAACCATGGACAGAGGTGCCCTCTTGCCCCTGTCCTGCATTCTGATGCAGTCAAAAAAACAACAGAGCAAGATCAGGGCTCTCATGCGGCAGGGACAAGAGCAGCTGAAACTGAGTCCAAAGACTCATCTGAGGTGGACGTGTGTCTCAAATACACCTGCGAAAATGGACATCATTTTTTGTGGTCTCCTCTTAAGAAGGAAATAACATCAAAAAATCAAGGTGATAGAACTGCATTTAGCCCAAAGAGACTGAAACCACGAGGCAGGAGACTGAAGGAGCCAGACACAGACATGGAAAGACAAGAATTGAAAACTAGAATAGTGACTAGATTAAAAAccagacaaaaacaacaacaagaaaatgcTGAAGTTACCACAAATGACACAGAACAGAAACGCAAGACAAGATCTGAAATGTTAAGGGTAAACAAGAATGCAG TGATTCCTGGGACACAGGAAGGAAATGATTCAGCTGTTGACTTTTTACATTCAGATCACGG ATCCCCAGAAGACAGTGATGAGGTGACAGGAGACGGACCTGCAAGAGTTTCCATTGAAAACCAAAAGCCCACTGATAT CAATGAGGAAGTTGCAGTGCTGAATTTAACCAACAGAGGGACCCAAAGTAAAACAGATCCTCCTGAGACACACAATGCCAACAAAAAGGCGGGAACTCCTAAAAATAGGAG GCCACAGTTACTGAAAGATGAAGTGTCCCAGATTGGTGGCAAAAGAAaacg AAAATCAACACCCAAAGTCATTTTGCCATGTGAGTTTGAAGATTGCGATAAGATTTTCTCTAGTCTGCAATATCTAAAT CATCACGTCAAGTACCAACATCTCAAGAAGAAGAGCTTCATCTGCTCGCACCCCACCTGCAGCAAGTCATTCAACTTTAAGAAGCATCTGAAGGAGCATGAGAAGCTGCATAGTA atcagcgAGACTATATCTGTGAGTTCTGTGCCCGGGCGTTCCGAACCAGCAGTAACCTGATCATCCACCGCAGGAtacacaccggagagaaaccgcTGCA GTGTGAGGTGTGTGGCTTCACCTGTCGCCAGAAATCCTCTCTGAATTGGCACATGCGAAAGCACAATGCAGAGAGCACCTACCAGTTCCCATGTGAGATTTGCGGTCGCCGCTTTGAAAAGAGAGACAATGTCACGGCTCACCGTAGCAAGAGCCACCCAGACTATAATACACCCACTCCGGAACTGACTCTTCCCCTTCCTCCCTCTGACCCACTCCCACATCCCTCTGGGTACAGCGAATCTTCCCCTTCTGCTTCCAAGAATCACACTGCTGTAGAATAA
- the znf692 gene encoding zinc finger protein 692 isoform X2, with amino-acid sequence MSSSKDTQRSQRRRELDARRSKSRVRLGSCLQSWGQLKEKLGFSLHSELAQHLLESYTSRVCIKCSGDGKGETSTLSTTKESLQELILLVHNHGQRCPLAPVLHSDAVKKTTEQDQGSHAAGTRAAETESKDSSEVDVCLKYTCENGHHFLWSPLKKEITSKNQGDRTAFSPKRLKPRGRRLKEPDTDMERQELKTRIVTRLKTRQKQQQENAEVTTNDTEQKRKTRSEMLRVNKNAVIPGTQEGNDSAVDFLHSDHGSPEDSDEVTGDGPARVSIENQKPTDINEEVAVLNLTNRGTQSKTDPPETHNANKKAGTPKNRRPQLLKDEVSQIGGKRKRKSTPKVILPCEFEDCDKIFSSLQYLNHHVKYQHLKKKSFICSHPTCSKSFNFKKHLKEHEKLHSNQRDYICEFCARAFRTSSNLIIHRRIHTGEKPLQYGFHHTHVH; translated from the exons ATGTCATCCTCTAAAGACACTCAGCGCAGTCAGCGGCGCAGGGAGCTGGATGCCCGCAGGAGTAAGTCTCGCGTGCGGCTGGGCTCGTGTCTGCAGAGCTGGGGTCAGCTCAAAGAGAAACTGGGCTTCTCTCTTCACTCAGAGCTCGCTCAGCATCTGCTGGAGAG CTATACTTCAAGAGTTTGTATCAAGTGCTCAG GTGATGGGAAAGGAGAGACAAGCACTTTGTCAACTACCAAGGAGTCTTTGCAGGAACTCATCCTGTTGGTCCACAACCATGGACAGAGGTGCCCTCTTGCCCCTGTCCTGCATTCTGATGCAGTCAAAAAAACAACAGAGCAAGATCAGGGCTCTCATGCGGCAGGGACAAGAGCAGCTGAAACTGAGTCCAAAGACTCATCTGAGGTGGACGTGTGTCTCAAATACACCTGCGAAAATGGACATCATTTTTTGTGGTCTCCTCTTAAGAAGGAAATAACATCAAAAAATCAAGGTGATAGAACTGCATTTAGCCCAAAGAGACTGAAACCACGAGGCAGGAGACTGAAGGAGCCAGACACAGACATGGAAAGACAAGAATTGAAAACTAGAATAGTGACTAGATTAAAAAccagacaaaaacaacaacaagaaaatgcTGAAGTTACCACAAATGACACAGAACAGAAACGCAAGACAAGATCTGAAATGTTAAGGGTAAACAAGAATGCAG TGATTCCTGGGACACAGGAAGGAAATGATTCAGCTGTTGACTTTTTACATTCAGATCACGG ATCCCCAGAAGACAGTGATGAGGTGACAGGAGACGGACCTGCAAGAGTTTCCATTGAAAACCAAAAGCCCACTGATAT CAATGAGGAAGTTGCAGTGCTGAATTTAACCAACAGAGGGACCCAAAGTAAAACAGATCCTCCTGAGACACACAATGCCAACAAAAAGGCGGGAACTCCTAAAAATAGGAG GCCACAGTTACTGAAAGATGAAGTGTCCCAGATTGGTGGCAAAAGAAaacg AAAATCAACACCCAAAGTCATTTTGCCATGTGAGTTTGAAGATTGCGATAAGATTTTCTCTAGTCTGCAATATCTAAAT CATCACGTCAAGTACCAACATCTCAAGAAGAAGAGCTTCATCTGCTCGCACCCCACCTGCAGCAAGTCATTCAACTTTAAGAAGCATCTGAAGGAGCATGAGAAGCTGCATAGTA atcagcgAGACTATATCTGTGAGTTCTGTGCCCGGGCGTTCCGAACCAGCAGTAACCTGATCATCCACCGCAGGAtacacaccggagagaaaccgcTGCAGTATGGGTTTCACCACACACACGTGCACTAG